Proteins encoded in a region of the Zea mays cultivar B73 chromosome 2, Zm-B73-REFERENCE-NAM-5.0, whole genome shotgun sequence genome:
- the LOC103647716 gene encoding glutamate receptor 3.4 isoform X1 has protein sequence MGSAHFAALLLCACLFVSGTVAADQNGNLTRPAEVRIGALFTFGSVIGMAVRPAIELAVADVNADPSLLWGTKLSVLMQDTNCSGFVGTIEALQLLAKDVVAVLGPQSSAVAHVISHAVNELHVPLISFAATDPTLSSLEYPYFVRATQSDYYQMGAIAAIISQYEWKQVIAIYVDDDYGRGGITALGDALAKRKCKISYKAKLPPGAAKTTIEDILMQVNDMESRVYVIHVNPDSGLNVFSAAKSLGMMSSGYVWIATDWLSAVIDSSVHGIPDVMELTQGVLVLRQHIADSDIQHAFLSKWNNLTRNGSSYFMHAYDSVWLVAHAVERFLREGNAMSFSADPKLQAKKGSSLQLDSLRIFNSGDKLLEKVWSANFSGVSGPVQFTLDRDLVHPAYDILNIGGTGLRTIGYWSNSSGLSAVAPENLSSSARDSSANNVQLRGVIWPGQTSEKPRGWVFSHHGMPMRIGVPLRTSYKEFVMQDDGPDGVKGFAVDVFKAAISLLPYPVSCKFVLFGDGLKNPSYSELVQKVSENYFDAAVGDIAIVTNRTRLVDFTQPYIESGLIIVAPARVIESNAWAFLKPFTFQMWCVLVVIFLFVGAVVWILEHRSNTEFRGPPSQQIMTVCWFSFSTMFFAHRENTVSALGRFVLLIWLFAVLIINSSYTANLTSLLTVQELTSGIQGLDSLISSSSAIGYQVGSFSRNYLVDELSIAESRLVALNSPSDYARALELGSGNGGVAAIIDELPYVEIFLSKYCKFKTVGQVFTKSGWGFAFPRDSPLAEDLSTAILALSENGKLQKMHDEWLSGTECSADNGAGPSNSLSLSSFWGLFLICGLACFLALVIFFLRIFCQYSRYSNQVEAQFAEPRVLNRPARLTTIKSLISFVDKKEEEVKNALKKRPNGTGQQHPSTPNAEEQPTLPP, from the exons ATGGGCTCTGCTCACTTTGCTGCCCTGCTTCTGTGCGCCTGCTTGTTCGTCAGTGGAACCGTGGCAGCTGACCAGAACGGTAACCTCACAAGGCCAGCTGAGGTGCGCATCGGTGCACTGTTCACGTTTGGTTCGGTTATCGGAATGGCGGTGAGACCTGCTATCGAGCTCGCCGTTGCGGATGTCAATGCTGACCCTAGCTTACTCTGGGGGACGAAACTGAGTGTTCTTATGCAGGACACCAATTGCAGTGGCTTTGTTGGCACCATAGAAG CATTGCAGCTTCTGGCTAAAGATGTAGTCGCCGTATTAGGTCCACAATCCTCGGCTGTTGCTCATGTCATTTCCCATGCTGTCAACGAACTCCATGTCCCACTTATCTCTTTCGCGGCCACTGATCCTACCCTTTCTTCCCTTGAATACCCGTATTTTGTGAGGGCTACTCAGAGCGATTACTACCAAATGGGTGCTATCGCTGCCATCATTAGTCAATATGAATGGAAACAAGTCATTGCCATATATGTTGATGATGACTACGGTAGAGGTGGCATCACTGCACTAGGTGATGCCCTTGCAAAAAGGAAGTGCAAGATATCCTACAAAGCTAAGTTGCCACCTGGTGCTGCAAAAACTACTATCGAGGATATCTTGATGCAGGTAAATGACATGGAGTCTCGCGTCTATGTTATCCACGTTAACCCTGACTCTGGTCTTAACGTGTTCTCAGCTGCAAAATCTTTGGGCATGATGAGCAGTGGCTATGTATGGATTGCAACAGACTGGCTTTCTGCAGTGATAGATTCTTCTGTGCATGGTATTCCTGATGTGATGGAACTTACACAGGGTGTTCTTGTGCTTCGGCAGCATATAGCTGATTCTGATATCCAGCATGCCTTTTTGTCCAAGTGGAATAATCTAACTAGGAATGGAAGCTCTTACTTTATGCATGCTTATGACTCTGTATGGCTAGTTGCTCATGCTGTTGAGCGCTTTCTGAGAGAAGGGAATGCCATGTCTTTTTCTGCTGACCCAAAATTGCAAGCTAAAAAGGGAAGTAGCCTTCAGTTAGATTCTCTGAGGATTTTCAACAGTGGAGATAAACTACTGGAGAAAGTGTGGAGTGCAAACTTCTCAGGGGTTTCTGGTCCAGTTCAATTTACTTTGGACCGAGATTTGGTACACCCAGCCTACGATATTCTGAATATTGGTGGTACGGGATTAAGAACCATTGGGTATTGGTCAAATTCTTCTGGTCTCTCAGCTGTTGCTCCAGAAAACTTAAGCTCATCAGCACGGGACTCTTCAGCCAACAATGTACAACTCCGTGGTGTTATATGGCCTGGTCAGACTTCTGAGAAACCTCGTGGTTGGGTGTTTTCGCATCACGGGATGCCTATGAGGATCGGGGTACCACTCCGAACGAGCTACAAAGAATTTGTTATGCAAGACGATGGTCCTGACGGAGTAAAGGGGTTCGCAGTTGATGTCTTCAAAGCTGCAATAAGTTTGTTGCCCTACCCAGTCTCATGCAAGTTTGTTTTGTTCGGCGATGGTTTGAAGAATCCTAGCTACAGTGAACTTGTTCAGAAGGTATCTGAAAAT TACTTCGACGCCGCGGTAGGGGACATAGCTATAGTGACGAATAGAACAAGACTTGTTGATTTTACCCAACCATATATAGAATCGGGTCTCATCATTGTAGCTCCGGCAAGGGTGATTGAATCAAACGCTTGGGCTTTCTTGAAACCATTCACATTCCAGATGTGGTGTGTTCTAgttgttatattcctctttgtGGGTGCGGTTGTTTGGATACTCGAACACCGCAGTAATACCGAGTTCCGTGGACCTCCAAGCCAACAAATCATGACAGTGTGCTG GTTTAGTTTCTCCACCATGTTCTTTGCACACA GAGAGAACACAGTTAGCGCGCTTGGCAGATTTGTGCTGCTTATCTGGCTCTTCGCTGTGCTCATTATTAACTCGAGCTACACGGCAAACCTGACATCGCTTCTCACGGTTCAGGAGCTGACTTCAGGGATACAGGGCCTCGATAGCTTGATATCTAGTTCGAGTGCGATTGGCTACCAAGTTGGATCTTTCTCCAGAAACTACCTCGTGGACGAGCTCAGTATCGCAGAGTCCCGTCTGGTTGCACTAAACAGCCCATCGGATTATGCGAGAGCGCTAGAGCTAGGTTCAGGAAACGGTGGCGTCGCCGCAATAATCGACGAGCTCCCGTATGTCGAGATCTTCCTGTCGAAATACTGCAAGTTCAAGACGGTTGGTCAGGTTTTCACAAAAAGCGGATGGGGATTT GCCTTCCCAAGAGACTCCCCTCTCGCCGAGGACTTGTCGACGGCAATCCTGGCGCTATCGGAGAACGGCAAGCTCCAGAAGATGCACGACGAGTGGTTGAGCGGGACGGAGTGCAGTGCAGACAACGGGGCTGGGCCGTCGAACTCCTTGAGCCTGTCGAGCTTCTGGGGCCTCTTCCTCATATGCGGCCTCGCATGCTTCCTCGCCCTCGTGATTTTCTTCCTCCGGATATTCTGCCAGTACAGCAGATACAGTAACCAGGTCGAGGCGCAGTTCGCTGAGCCCCGGGTTCTGAACAGGCCGGCGAGGCTAACTACCATCAAGTCGCTGATCTCTTTCGTTGATAAGAAGGAGGAGGAGGTGAAGAACGCTCTCAAGAAGAGACCCAATGGTACCGGTCAGCAGCATCCAAGCACTCCCAACGCGGAAGAACAGCCCACATTACCACCGTGA
- the LOC103647716 gene encoding glutamate receptor 3.4 isoform X2 encodes MGAIAAIISQYEWKQVIAIYVDDDYGRGGITALGDALAKRKCKISYKAKLPPGAAKTTIEDILMQVNDMESRVYVIHVNPDSGLNVFSAAKSLGMMSSGYVWIATDWLSAVIDSSVHGIPDVMELTQGVLVLRQHIADSDIQHAFLSKWNNLTRNGSSYFMHAYDSVWLVAHAVERFLREGNAMSFSADPKLQAKKGSSLQLDSLRIFNSGDKLLEKVWSANFSGVSGPVQFTLDRDLVHPAYDILNIGGTGLRTIGYWSNSSGLSAVAPENLSSSARDSSANNVQLRGVIWPGQTSEKPRGWVFSHHGMPMRIGVPLRTSYKEFVMQDDGPDGVKGFAVDVFKAAISLLPYPVSCKFVLFGDGLKNPSYSELVQKVSENYFDAAVGDIAIVTNRTRLVDFTQPYIESGLIIVAPARVIESNAWAFLKPFTFQMWCVLVVIFLFVGAVVWILEHRSNTEFRGPPSQQIMTVCWFSFSTMFFAHRENTVSALGRFVLLIWLFAVLIINSSYTANLTSLLTVQELTSGIQGLDSLISSSSAIGYQVGSFSRNYLVDELSIAESRLVALNSPSDYARALELGSGNGGVAAIIDELPYVEIFLSKYCKFKTVGQVFTKSGWGFAFPRDSPLAEDLSTAILALSENGKLQKMHDEWLSGTECSADNGAGPSNSLSLSSFWGLFLICGLACFLALVIFFLRIFCQYSRYSNQVEAQFAEPRVLNRPARLTTIKSLISFVDKKEEEVKNALKKRPNGTGQQHPSTPNAEEQPTLPP; translated from the exons ATGGGTGCTATCGCTGCCATCATTAGTCAATATGAATGGAAACAAGTCATTGCCATATATGTTGATGATGACTACGGTAGAGGTGGCATCACTGCACTAGGTGATGCCCTTGCAAAAAGGAAGTGCAAGATATCCTACAAAGCTAAGTTGCCACCTGGTGCTGCAAAAACTACTATCGAGGATATCTTGATGCAGGTAAATGACATGGAGTCTCGCGTCTATGTTATCCACGTTAACCCTGACTCTGGTCTTAACGTGTTCTCAGCTGCAAAATCTTTGGGCATGATGAGCAGTGGCTATGTATGGATTGCAACAGACTGGCTTTCTGCAGTGATAGATTCTTCTGTGCATGGTATTCCTGATGTGATGGAACTTACACAGGGTGTTCTTGTGCTTCGGCAGCATATAGCTGATTCTGATATCCAGCATGCCTTTTTGTCCAAGTGGAATAATCTAACTAGGAATGGAAGCTCTTACTTTATGCATGCTTATGACTCTGTATGGCTAGTTGCTCATGCTGTTGAGCGCTTTCTGAGAGAAGGGAATGCCATGTCTTTTTCTGCTGACCCAAAATTGCAAGCTAAAAAGGGAAGTAGCCTTCAGTTAGATTCTCTGAGGATTTTCAACAGTGGAGATAAACTACTGGAGAAAGTGTGGAGTGCAAACTTCTCAGGGGTTTCTGGTCCAGTTCAATTTACTTTGGACCGAGATTTGGTACACCCAGCCTACGATATTCTGAATATTGGTGGTACGGGATTAAGAACCATTGGGTATTGGTCAAATTCTTCTGGTCTCTCAGCTGTTGCTCCAGAAAACTTAAGCTCATCAGCACGGGACTCTTCAGCCAACAATGTACAACTCCGTGGTGTTATATGGCCTGGTCAGACTTCTGAGAAACCTCGTGGTTGGGTGTTTTCGCATCACGGGATGCCTATGAGGATCGGGGTACCACTCCGAACGAGCTACAAAGAATTTGTTATGCAAGACGATGGTCCTGACGGAGTAAAGGGGTTCGCAGTTGATGTCTTCAAAGCTGCAATAAGTTTGTTGCCCTACCCAGTCTCATGCAAGTTTGTTTTGTTCGGCGATGGTTTGAAGAATCCTAGCTACAGTGAACTTGTTCAGAAGGTATCTGAAAAT TACTTCGACGCCGCGGTAGGGGACATAGCTATAGTGACGAATAGAACAAGACTTGTTGATTTTACCCAACCATATATAGAATCGGGTCTCATCATTGTAGCTCCGGCAAGGGTGATTGAATCAAACGCTTGGGCTTTCTTGAAACCATTCACATTCCAGATGTGGTGTGTTCTAgttgttatattcctctttgtGGGTGCGGTTGTTTGGATACTCGAACACCGCAGTAATACCGAGTTCCGTGGACCTCCAAGCCAACAAATCATGACAGTGTGCTG GTTTAGTTTCTCCACCATGTTCTTTGCACACA GAGAGAACACAGTTAGCGCGCTTGGCAGATTTGTGCTGCTTATCTGGCTCTTCGCTGTGCTCATTATTAACTCGAGCTACACGGCAAACCTGACATCGCTTCTCACGGTTCAGGAGCTGACTTCAGGGATACAGGGCCTCGATAGCTTGATATCTAGTTCGAGTGCGATTGGCTACCAAGTTGGATCTTTCTCCAGAAACTACCTCGTGGACGAGCTCAGTATCGCAGAGTCCCGTCTGGTTGCACTAAACAGCCCATCGGATTATGCGAGAGCGCTAGAGCTAGGTTCAGGAAACGGTGGCGTCGCCGCAATAATCGACGAGCTCCCGTATGTCGAGATCTTCCTGTCGAAATACTGCAAGTTCAAGACGGTTGGTCAGGTTTTCACAAAAAGCGGATGGGGATTT GCCTTCCCAAGAGACTCCCCTCTCGCCGAGGACTTGTCGACGGCAATCCTGGCGCTATCGGAGAACGGCAAGCTCCAGAAGATGCACGACGAGTGGTTGAGCGGGACGGAGTGCAGTGCAGACAACGGGGCTGGGCCGTCGAACTCCTTGAGCCTGTCGAGCTTCTGGGGCCTCTTCCTCATATGCGGCCTCGCATGCTTCCTCGCCCTCGTGATTTTCTTCCTCCGGATATTCTGCCAGTACAGCAGATACAGTAACCAGGTCGAGGCGCAGTTCGCTGAGCCCCGGGTTCTGAACAGGCCGGCGAGGCTAACTACCATCAAGTCGCTGATCTCTTTCGTTGATAAGAAGGAGGAGGAGGTGAAGAACGCTCTCAAGAAGAGACCCAATGGTACCGGTCAGCAGCATCCAAGCACTCCCAACGCGGAAGAACAGCCCACATTACCACCGTGA
- the LOC103647715 gene encoding phospholipase A I codes for MSWGLAWKRSSEIFHLTLNYGDYDDNDDRQPSSPPPPASSSPPASASSTPVYSSSPIATRNGDLGFRIELDWSAGDDEDQVALRLQSQLMVALPPPHDAVSVDLTPRDHGEEEGVRIEMRVVRRREALRSVRVSRAPGSALGSGDGAGVLARLIRSNLAPAPAVDGPTAASGVPVLADHWRPITMVSLCNCGMSMLPVELTRLQFLEKLYLDNNKLSVLPPEVGALKNMKVLSFNNNMLVSVPVELRQCVMLEELSLEHNKLVRPLLDFRSMPKLRILRLFGNPLEFLPEILPLHNLRHVTLANIRIEAVESLKSVTVQIETENSSYFIAARHKLSAFFSLVFRFSSCHHPLLASALVKIMEDRSNHIAISKEENAVRQLISMISSDNRHVVEQACLAISSLASDISSAMQLIKCDIMKPIEAVLKSSDEEELVSVLQVVVTLTFVSDHVAQKVLTKDVLKSLKALCAHKNSEVQRLSLFAIGNLAFCLETRRILMHSESMCDLLIRLTISQECRVSKAAARALAILGENENLRRAIRGRPVAKKGLRILSMDGGGMKGLATVQMLKQIEQGTGKRIHEMFDLICGTSTGGMLAMALGIKQMTLDQCEEIYTKLGKLVFTEPIPKDEAATWKEKIDQLFKSSSQSFRVVVHGSKHSADQFERLLKEMCENEDGDLLIESAVKGIPKVFAVSTLVSVIPAQPYIFRNYQYPPGTLEVSPGMAESPSIGAIGTAVSGAPVGIKRGAFMGSCKHRVWEAIRASSAAPYYLDDFSVDANRWQDGAIVANNPTIFAIREAQLLWPDARIDCLVSIGCGSVPTKSRRGGWRYLDTGQVLIESACSVERVEETLDTLIPMLPEMQYFRFNPVDERCGMELDETDPTIWLKLEAATDEYIQKNFLSVKNLCELLVPRYQEEEKPSDIYKSLSFSRLTSLNQGFSESNPILGWRRVVLLVEASFSPDFGKKINHARSLESFCSQNGIRLALMNSTSGFGKPATALPTPITSPLFTGSFPSSPLLYSPEGTQRISRIDLVPPLSLDGHPTTKSSPPTSPLKSRQPSAHVRSLYDKLQNMPQVGVIHLALQNDSTGSVLSWQNDVFVVAEPGELADRFLQSVKTILSTLLRGCNRKGAYSLSKISCLSELVAEWPSFEIGGIHHRYIGRQTQVMEDNQEIGAYMFRRTVPAVHMAPEDVRWMVGAWRERIIICSGKYGLAHGLVKAFMDCGAKAVISSSIEPPDSKTIVYHGMDVNRSLENGKFVIRDEEADESEPEPVSPISDWEDSDVEKGGNHDVDDEEYLAQFMCLMYDKLFREGVTVDTALQQALRSHPKLKYSCHLPNVL; via the exons ATGTCGTGGGGCCTGGCCTGGAAGCGCAGCTCCGAGATCTTCCACCTCACGCTCAACTACggtgactacgacgacaacgacgaccgCCAACCCTCGTCACCGCCCCCTCCGGCGTCCTCTTCCCCTCCCGCCTCTGCATCGTCGACCCCTGTATACTCCTCCTCGCCCATTGCCACCCGCAACGGCGACCTTGGCTTCCGCATCGAGCTTGACTGGTCGGCGGGGGACGACGAGGATCAGGTCGCGCTCCGCCTCCAGTCCCAGCTCATGGTCGCGCTGCCCCCGCCCCACGACGCCGTCTCCGTCGATCTGACCCCGAGGGACCACGGGGAGGAGGAAGGGGTGCGGATCGAAATGCGTGTGGTCAGGAGGCGGGAGGCGCTCCGGTCCGTGCGCGTGTCGCGGGCCCCTGGGTCTGCGCTGGGCAGCGGCGATGGCGCGGGGGTGCTCGCACGCCTCATCAGATCCAAcctcgcgcccgcgcctgccgTGGATGGCCCCACAGCCGCCTCGGGCGTGCCCGTGCTTGCGGATCACTGGCGCCCCATCACCATGGTCAGCCTATGCAACTGCGGAATGTCG ATGCTTCCAGTTGAGTTAACTCGCCTTCAATTTCTTGAGAAGTTATATCTTGACAACAATAAATTGTCAGTTTTGCCCCCTGAAGTTGGTGCTTTGAAGAATATGAAAGTGCTGTCATTTAACAACAACATGCTAGTTTCTGTCCCTG TAGAACTGCGGCAATGTGTTATGCTGGAGGAATTATCATTAGAACATAACAAGCTTGTCCGGCCTCTATTGGATTTCAG GTCAATGCCCAAGCTCCGAATTTTGCGCTTGTTTGGAAATCCTCTAGAGTTCCTTCCAGAAATTTTGCCATTGCATAACCTCAGGCATGTCACACTTGCAAATATTAGAATTGAAGCAGTGGAAAGTCTTAAATCTGTCACTGTACAGATAGAG ACTGAGAATAGTTCCTACTTCATTGCGGCCAGGCACAAACTTAGTGCCTTTTTCTCTCTAGTTTTCCGTTTCTCTTCCTGTCACCATCCTTTGCTAGCTTCTGCTTTGGTCAAAATAATGGAAGATCGTAGCAACCACATTGCAATTAGCAAAGAAGAGAATGCTGTCAGGCAGCTTATAAGCATGATAAGCAGTGATAATCGTCATGTG GTTGAGCAAGCATGTCTTGCTATCTCATCACTGGCATCTGATATTTCTTCAGCAATGCAGCTGATTAAGTGTGACATTATGAAGCCTATTGAAGCTGTACTAAAATCATCTGATGAAGAAGAACTAGTATCAGTATTGCAAGTTGTAGTCACCTTAACTTTCGTTTCTGATCATGTTGCTCAAAAGGTGTTGACAAAGGATGTGTTGAAGTCATTGAAAGCACTTTGCGCACACAAGAACTCTGAG GTGCAACGTCTATCTCTGTTTGCAATTGGCAATTTGGCTTTCTGTTTGGAGACTCGTCGCATCCTCATGCATTCTGAAAGCATGTGTGACCTGTTAATCCGATTAACTATTTCACAAGAGTGTCGTGTCAGCAAGGCAGCTGCGCGCGCTTTGGCAATCCTAG GGGAGAATGAGAACTTACGTCGAGCAATAAGAGGAAGGCCAGTTGCAAAGAAGGGTCTACGCATCCTATCAATGGATGGTGGTGGCATGAAAGGCCTTGCAACTGTTCAAATGCTTAAACAGATAGAGCAAGGAACTGGGAAACGCATACATGAAATGTTTGACCTCATATGTGGTACATCCACTGGTGGCATGCTTGCAATGGCTCTTGGGATCAAGCAGATGACTTTGGATCAGTGTGAAGAAATATACACAAAACTTG gaaaacTTGTATTTACTGAACCTATCCCAAAGGATGAAGCTGCTACGTGGAAGGAGAAGATTGATCAACTTTTCAAAAGTTCCTCACAAAGTTTTAGAGTGGTTGTACATGGGTCCAAG CACAGTGCAGATCAATTTGAGAGGTTACTAAAGGAAATGTGCGAGAATGAAGATGGTGACCTTCTAATTGAATCTGCTGTAAAAGGCATTCCGAAGGTCTTTGCTGTATCCACTTTAGTCAGTGTCATTCCTGCTCAACCGTATATATTCCGAAACTATCAG TATCCTCCTGGCACTCTGGAGGTATCACCAGGAATGGCAGAAAGTCCATCAATTGGTGCAATTGGCACGGCTGTTTCTGGTGCACCAGTTGGTATTAAACGTGGTGCCTTCATGGGGAGCTGCAAGCATCGCGTGTGGGAAGCCATAAGAGCATCGTCTGCAGCACCATATTATCTGGATGATTTCTCTGTAG ATGCAAATCGTTGGCAAGATGGAGCTATTGTAGCCAACAATCCTACAATCTTTGCCATTAGAGAAGCACAACTTTTGTGGCCAGATGCACGAATAGATTGTCTAGTCTCGATAGGATGTGGCTCAGTTCCAACTAAG AGTCGCCGAGGTGGATGGCGCTACTTGGACACAGGGCAAGTGTTAATAGAAAGTGCATGCTCAGTGGAGAGAGTTGAAGAAACTTTGGATACACTGATACCGATGCTTCCTGAAATGCAATATTTCCGCTTTAATCCAG TGGATGAACGGTGTGGTATGGAGTTAGATGAAACTGATCCTACTATCTGGCTGAAGTTGGAAGCTGCAACTGATGAGTACATTCAGAAGAACTTTCTGTCTGTCAAGAATCTTTGTGAGCTTCTGGTCCCAAGGTACCAAGAGGAAGAAAAGCCATCAGATATTTACAAATCTCTTTCATTTTCAAGACTGACATCGTTAAATCAAG GTTTCAGTGAAAGTAATCCTATCTTAGGATGGAGGCGTGTGGTTTTACTTGTAGAGGCTTCATTTAGTCCtgattttggaaagaaaataaATCATGCACGTTCCCTTGAATCCTTCTGCTCCCAGAATGGTATTAGGTTAGCTCTAATGAATAGCACTTCTGGGTTTGGGAAGCCAGCCACTGCACTTCCTACCCCAATAACTTCTCCCTTGTTTACTGGAAGTTTCCCATCTAGTCCACTTCTATATAGTCCAGAGGGCACTCAACGGATCAGTCGAATTGACCTAGTTCCTCCACTTAGTTTGGATGGCCACCCAACTACAAAGTCCTCACCTCCAACATCACCATTGAAGTCAAGACAGCCATCTGCACATGTTCGGTCATTGTATGATAAACTGCAGAATATGCCTCAAGTTGGTGTGATACACTTGGCTCTTCAAAATGATTCAACTGGTTCAGTATTGAG TTGGCAGAATGATGTATTTGTGGTCGCTGAACCCGGGGAACTtgcagacaggtttctgcaatctgTCAAAACTATCTTGTCAACCTTGTTGCGTGGGTGTAATAGAAAGGGTGCATATTCCCTGTCCAAGATTTCATGTTTATCTGAGTTGGTTGCTGAATGGCCATCTTTTGAAATCGGTGGGATACACCACCGCTATATAGGTCGACAAACACAA GTAATGGAAGATAACCAAGAAATTGGCGCATATATGTTTAGGAGGACAGTGCCTGCTGTTCACATGGCACCTGAAGATGTTCGATGGATG GTTGGAGCATGGAGGGAGAGGATTATCATATGCAGTGGTAAGTATGGCCTTGCTCATGGCCTGGTCAAGGCATTCATGGATTGTGGTGCCAAAGCAGTCATCTCGTCGTCCATCGAGCCTCCGGATTCCAAGACAATAGTCTACCATGGGATGGATGTCAATAGAAGCCTAGAGAATGGCAAGTTTGTCATCCGTGATGAAGAAGCGGACGAATCAGAGCCTGAACCTGTCAGCCCTATAAGCGACTGGGAGGACAGTGATGTGGAGAAAGGCGGCAACCATGACGTGGATGATGAGGAGTACCTGGCTCAGTTCATGTGCCTGATGTATGACAAATTGTTCCGTGAGGGTGTGACTGTGGATACGGCTCTGCAGCAAGCACTCCGCTCACATCCCAAGTTGAAGTACAGCTGCCACTTACCCAACGTTTTGTAG
- the LOC100277924 gene encoding uncharacterized protein produces the protein MPCAATELVHGEGGTVKVGTTGTIGSLMTRELDSTKVAAPQAAAAAAAGAPPLRRQGGPVSVPCGATTPRKLMLRKSSSDVSSSSSSNRTGRVGTEEACKPRRASRTNTFDSPMLRPDGGALVDRAPSAGRAKKKGTSVGVHGGGVQVVDVKCGNPMSMSSRLRKLGFSKLSQTFA, from the coding sequence ATGCCTTGCGCCGCCACCGAGCTCGTCCATGGCGAGGGAGGCACGGTCAAGGTAGGCACAACGGGCACCATCGGCTCGCTCATGACAAGGGAGCTGGACTCCACCAAGGTGGCGGCGCCGCAGGCagccgcggccgcggccgcgggCGCCCCACCGCTGAGGCGCCAAGGCGGCCCGGTCTCGGTGCCGTGTGGCGCCACCACTCCCCGGAAGCTCATGCTGAGGAAGAGCTCGTCCGACGtctccagcagcagcagcagcaacagaacCGGCCGCGTGGGCACCGAAGAGGCGTGCAAGCCGAGGAGGGCCTCGCGGACGAACACCTTCGACTCACCGATGCTGCGGCCCGACGGCGGCGCGCTGGTGGACCGGGCCCCGAGCGCCGGCAGGGCGAAGAAGAAGGGGACGAGCGTGGGCGTGCACGGCGGCGGGGTCCAGGTGGTGGACGTCAAGTGCGGCAACCCGATGAGCATGAGCAGCCGGCTCAGGAAGCTCGGCTTCTCCAAGCTGTCGCAGACGTTTGCGTAG